The following nucleotide sequence is from Hirundo rustica isolate bHirRus1 chromosome 24, bHirRus1.pri.v3, whole genome shotgun sequence.
TCCACCTAAAATGAAATCCATCTAAAATAACCTGGGAAGTCTTACAGGGAGGGGAGAATTTCACTCTTGGATTTCCAAACACGCCCCAAACTGATGGAATTTGGGCAGAGTTGGATCGGATCCAATGGATCAGAGCATCCTGCTGTCCTGTTCGAAGAGCATTCCCGCTGGAATTCCTGGAATTCCCGCCCTGCTGGATCCAGTAACAGCCTTGCTGTGTGTTTTTTCAGTTGTGCCTCCGGCTCCGCATCCGGGAGGATTTTCCCAGGTGGAAGGATTAGATCTGACGGGATGTCAGAGACATCCCGAACATTCCCGGGATGACTCCCGGGGCTTTGGAGTGCTGAACCCGGCCGCACAAACGCCTGGAgatggagcagagccctgtcGTGGTGATCCTGCTGTGCGCCCTGTGCATTCCAGCGGCGCTTCCCGCGGGATCTGAGCTTCCCTCGGGATCAGGATCAGAATCAGAGCTTCCCTCAGGATTGGGATCAGAGCTTTCCTCCAGATCAGAGCTTCCCTCGGGATTGGGATCAGAGCTTTCCTCTGGATCGGAGCTTCCCTCGGGATCGGGATCAGAGCTTTCCTCTGGATCGGAGCTTCCCTCGGGATCGGGATCAGAGCTTTCCTCCAGATCAGAGCTTCCCTCAGGATTGGGATCAGAGCTTTCCTCTGGATCAGAGCTTTCCTTGGGATCGGGATCTGAGCTTCCTTCGGCATCAAGCTCGGAGCTTCCTTCAGGCTCAGGATCTGAGTTTCCCTCAGGATTGGGATCGGAGCTTTCCTCCGGATCGGAGCTTCCCTCAGGATCGGGATCAGAGCTTCCCTCAGGATCGGGATCTGAGCTTCCGTCGGGATCAAGCTTGGAGCTTCCTTCAGGCTCAGGATCTGAGCTTCCCTCAAGATCGGGATCAGGATCAGAGCTTCCCTCGGGATCGGGATCGGCGCTTCCCTTGGGATCAAGCTTGGCGCTTCCTTCAGGCTCAGGATCTGAGCTTCCCTCAGGATCGGGATCTGGCTCAGAGCTTCCCTCAGGCTCAGGATCTGAGCTTCCCTCGGGATCGGGATCTGGCTCAGAGCTTCCCTCAGGCTCGGGATCTGAGCTTCCCTCAAGACTGAGGTCAGGCTCAGAGATTCCCTCAGGATCTGAGCTTCCCTCAGGATCAGGCTCGGGATCAGGCTCAGAGATTCCCTCGGGATCCGAGCTTCCCTCCGGCTCGGGATCGGGCTTAGAGATTCCCTCGGGATCGGAGCTTCCCgcgctgctggagctgcaggccGTGCTGACGGTGAGCTCCACGCCGTGCAGCGTCACCTGCGGCCTGGGTGTgaaggaggagcagctctgccagctcagcccGGCCGGGGAGCGCCGGAATTGCTCCCTGGTGCGCTCCCGCTGCCTCAGCGACTGGATCTGCGGCCTCCAGCACCTCAGCGTTCCCGAGGGAAAGCCCTTCCGCCTCGTCTGCCTCTCCCCGGACGCCGCCGGCCTGGTGGGACGGAGTTTCGGCTACAGCTGGAGGTTCTCCCGCGGGCTCATCACCACCAACGACCTCCTGTTCCAGCCTTTCCgccatcccagcccttccctgagcTTCTCGCCGGCTCTGGAGTCGCATTCCGGCACCTACCGCTGCGAcgtgcaggagctgagctcctTCCGCCTGGTCAAGAGGATCTACTTCGGCCTCAGGGTGATCCCCGGGGATCTGGTGGATCTGAACTTCCAGAAATCCCTGACCTGGGAGCAGCGGCTGGCGGCCGGCGGGACGgaggcggcggggagcgggagcggcgccgcggagcgggagcgggagcgggagcagcGCCGGGGTctgtgggagcagccctggtTCCACGAGGCGATGCTGGGAGCCGGCAGCGGGATCATCCTGGGAATCCTCCTCagcctggggctctgctgcctgggcagCGCCCGCAGGAAAGGAGCAGCGGGGCCAGTGAACGGAGTTTGACGCGATTCCTCCGTCCCCGGATCTTTGTTAGGATCGGGAGTTCAGGGTGGGGTCCTTGGGATCCACTGTTGGGTTTTgatccttccagctcaggacgTTCCATGGACCCCATTACTAATGGGAAATTTATAATCTATTTTCTACAGACACAGTtcataaatgaatatttttggTCACGTTGGAGCCTGGATCAGGAATTCAGGGTGGGATTCTTGGGGTCTTCCACTGTTGGGCTTTGGTgatccttccaactcaggacaTTCCATGGACCCCATTACTAATGGGATATTTATAATCTATTTTCTACAGACACAGTTtataaatgaatattttcagCCACTTTGGAACCTGGATTAggaattcaggaattcagggTGGGGGTCTTGGGATCCACTCTTGGGTTTTgatccttccaactcaggacaTTCCATGGACCCCTTTACTAATGGggaatttataattttttttctacagacaCAGTTcataaatgaatattttcagCCACTTTGGAACCTGGATTAggaattcaggaattcagggTGGGATTCTTGGGATCCTCCACTGTTGGGTTTTGATGATCCctctcttccaactcaggacaCTCCATGGATCCCATAACTACTTACTGGGGTATTTATAATTCATTTTCTACAGAAGCAGTttataaatgaatatttttggCCACTTTGGATCCCGGAAATTCAGGCCAGGGCTGGAGAACCTGTGCTGGATTTCCGGCAGATGCTTCCAGAGGAATTCTGGAATGATCCAGCGGGGATTTGGAGCACCCTGAGCCACAGCaaacagctcccagctcctccaaagGGACTTTGCTTTACCTCcaggtgtttggggtttttaaatttaacttcCCACCCTTATTCCTGTCAGATTTCCTCCAATTTCCTTCctggaaaaagcattttctgggATATTCCTGGGTGgtgtggagcagggagcagcggGAAGCAGGAGACcagagctgggggtgtctgatcctctcagggctgagctcaTCCCTAAAATCCTTATGGGAACAGCTCCATGGGATTGGgatctttcatttttcctggtGAATAATGAGGATAGAGCAGGAATCCTGCGGGGAGTGGAATCCATGGAGGGATttataaaatacctttttttttaattctattttctttcatatttgctgtttgttccctttttccctgtgagCTACAGGAGCAAcccaaatccagggaaaacaaCACCACAGCTctaacactgagaaaattgagAAATTCCCGCGTTTTTCCTGTTACCAAAACGACACAAAAATGCTTTGGTATTGAAACAAATATGAGTACGgagggaaataattttatttatttgaatgaaaaccaaaccagGCACTTTCCAGAGCTGATTcccagaggggtttttttgttgggtttttttttccacctcctGAACATGGAAAAATTGGGAATGACCCATCACAGCGGGCTGGGAGTTAATGGTCCAGAGCTGCCCCATCTGCAGGACCCTCTCTGCTCTTTGTCATGGAAATTTCGGTGTCTTGGGCCCAGCTGGGATTCCCAAATCCAGCGGGATGAAAGCCCCGGCACaatccagctctgctggtgggGG
It contains:
- the TMEM81 gene encoding transmembrane protein 81 — encoded protein: MEQSPVVVILLCALCIPAALPAGSEPELPSGSGSGLEIPSGSELPALLELQAVLTVSSTPCSVTCGLGVKEEQLCQLSPAGERRNCSLVRSRCLSDWICGLQHLSVPEGKPFRLVCLSPDAAGLVGRSFGYSWRFSRGLITTNDLLFQPFRHPSPSLSFSPALESHSGTYRCDVQELSSFRLVKRIYFGLRVIPGDLVDLNFQKSLTWEQRLAAGGTEAAGSGSGAAEREREREQRRGLWEQPWFHEAMLGAGSGIILGILLSLGLCCLGSARRKGAAGPVNGV